Proteins encoded by one window of Desulfonatronum thiodismutans:
- the feoB gene encoding ferrous iron transport protein B codes for MSPAKKNIMIGLAGQQNAGKSTIFNMLTGANQHIANYPGVTVDKKAGNYHDELGRVEVVDLPGTYSLTSFSLEERVARDFLLRERPDAILNVIDASSLRRGLYFTFQILEMSFPVVMALNMVDVAEAQGRKIDHEKLGRLLGIEVVPTVGRKGRGKQELRPALRRAAREERGEDEGFQDQHGLRINYEELEEHIAAVHEQLLESENLVKAVPLRWMAVKLLEGDSEALKLLRRHHAQADAVMDAVSAATAAFQGKMDITPADYIVTCRDRLAASLVEQCVEVTKADTVRFSEKIDRVLLHRAFAPIFLVLTVYLIYELSIVQGYKLTFLTWPALAWVRTFVAGLLPDPGLLHDTILRSMSLWMVDSVNTLLNYVPIFLILFALIAILEDSGYMARIAFILDRVFQSFGLHGQSTLPFILGGVFTGGCAVPGIMATKGIPDERSRLATILTVPYMNCLAKIPLYTLLVSIYFAAYKSYLMLFISTITIIMAMIIAKLLTSTILRGRETAPFVMEMPNYHMPTLMGVLRRAVDRTWVYIKKVGTIVVAVAVVVYVLLQFPGLPTERMAYFDGRMDEAIATFRENIQETPYAEILSDDQAVLNLLNIANTYREAKLAASTQEASSAVDDRYEALHPEIFPLLRPRDADARTISRHLRGLSTERSNLRTAIREETIVYSYFGTMGRALEPVTQYAGFDWKINVALISSFAARESSVATLGVLFQEGADESLSLEERMERSGEATGFTPLHAFALILFFALYPPCLATTIMVKVQTGSYKWMLFSIIFPTVFGLAVASGVFTISTWLGLSGIQAMVGFYFLALGTAIGLSFLPDPAWKKPATPFPHAPKEA; via the coding sequence ATGTCACCCGCCAAGAAAAACATCATGATCGGACTGGCCGGTCAGCAGAATGCCGGCAAGTCGACCATTTTCAACATGCTCACCGGGGCGAACCAGCATATCGCCAACTACCCCGGCGTGACCGTGGACAAGAAGGCCGGCAATTATCACGACGAATTGGGCCGGGTGGAGGTCGTGGACCTGCCCGGAACCTACAGCCTGACCTCATTTTCCCTGGAAGAGCGGGTGGCCCGAGATTTTTTGTTGCGGGAACGGCCCGACGCCATTCTCAATGTCATCGACGCTTCCAGTTTGCGCCGGGGTCTGTATTTTACCTTCCAGATTCTGGAAATGTCGTTTCCCGTGGTCATGGCTCTGAACATGGTAGACGTGGCCGAGGCCCAAGGACGTAAGATCGATCATGAAAAGCTGGGTCGGCTGCTGGGCATCGAGGTTGTGCCCACGGTGGGCCGCAAGGGCCGGGGCAAGCAGGAACTGCGTCCGGCCCTGCGCCGCGCGGCTCGCGAGGAACGGGGGGAGGATGAAGGATTTCAGGATCAGCACGGCTTGCGGATCAATTACGAAGAGTTGGAAGAACACATCGCCGCTGTCCACGAGCAACTTCTGGAGTCGGAAAATCTGGTCAAGGCCGTCCCTTTGCGCTGGATGGCGGTCAAGCTCCTGGAGGGCGACTCCGAGGCCCTGAAGCTGTTGCGGCGACACCATGCCCAGGCTGATGCCGTAATGGACGCGGTATCCGCGGCCACCGCCGCGTTTCAGGGGAAGATGGACATCACCCCGGCGGACTATATCGTCACCTGCCGGGACCGCTTGGCCGCCTCCCTGGTGGAGCAGTGCGTGGAGGTGACCAAGGCGGACACGGTGCGCTTTTCCGAAAAAATCGACCGGGTACTCCTGCACCGGGCCTTTGCCCCGATCTTTCTGGTGCTCACCGTCTACCTGATCTACGAGTTGTCCATCGTCCAGGGCTATAAGCTGACCTTCCTGACCTGGCCGGCCCTGGCCTGGGTGCGGACCTTCGTGGCCGGGCTCCTGCCTGATCCCGGGCTGCTCCACGACACCATCCTCCGCTCCATGTCACTATGGATGGTGGACAGCGTGAACACCCTGCTCAACTACGTGCCCATTTTCCTGATCCTTTTCGCCTTGATCGCGATCCTGGAAGACTCCGGATACATGGCCCGGATAGCCTTTATTCTGGATCGGGTCTTTCAGAGTTTCGGCCTGCACGGCCAGTCCACCCTGCCGTTCATCCTGGGCGGAGTGTTCACCGGCGGTTGCGCCGTGCCCGGGATCATGGCCACCAAGGGCATTCCGGACGAGCGTTCCCGTTTGGCCACGATTCTGACCGTGCCGTACATGAACTGCCTGGCCAAAATTCCGCTCTACACCCTGCTGGTCTCCATTTATTTCGCGGCCTACAAATCTTACCTGATGTTGTTCATCTCCACGATCACCATCATTATGGCCATGATCATCGCCAAACTGCTCACCTCTACCATCCTGCGCGGGCGGGAAACGGCCCCCTTTGTCATGGAGATGCCCAACTACCACATGCCCACGTTGATGGGAGTGCTGCGCCGCGCCGTTGATCGGACCTGGGTCTACATCAAAAAGGTGGGGACCATCGTGGTGGCCGTGGCCGTCGTGGTCTACGTTTTGTTGCAGTTCCCAGGACTGCCGACCGAACGCATGGCCTACTTTGACGGCCGCATGGACGAAGCCATCGCCACCTTTCGCGAGAACATCCAGGAGACGCCCTACGCGGAGATCCTGTCCGACGATCAGGCCGTGCTCAACCTGCTGAACATCGCCAACACCTACCGCGAGGCCAAACTGGCCGCTTCTACCCAGGAAGCCTCTTCCGCCGTGGACGACCGCTACGAGGCCCTGCATCCGGAAATTTTTCCTTTGTTGCGCCCCAGGGACGCGGATGCCCGCACCATCAGTCGGCACCTGCGCGGTTTGTCCACCGAACGATCCAACCTGCGCACGGCCATCCGCGAGGAAACCATTGTCTACAGTTACTTCGGCACCATGGGTCGGGCCCTGGAGCCGGTGACGCAGTATGCCGGGTTCGACTGGAAGATCAACGTGGCTCTGATCAGTTCCTTTGCTGCTCGGGAATCCAGCGTGGCCACATTGGGCGTCCTGTTTCAGGAAGGCGCCGACGAGTCGTTGTCTCTGGAAGAGCGCATGGAGCGGTCTGGTGAAGCCACCGGGTTCACCCCCCTGCATGCCTTTGCCCTGATTCTCTTTTTCGCCTTGTACCCTCCCTGCTTGGCCACCACGATCATGGTCAAGGTCCAGACCGGTTCCTACAAATGGATGCTCTTCTCGATCATCTTCCCAACGGTATTCGGCTTGGCCGTGGCCAGCGGGGTGTTCACCATCAGCACTTGGCTGGGCTTAAGCGGCATCCAGGCCATGGTCGGGTTCTACTTCCTGGCCCTGGGAACGGCCATCGGCCTGTCCTTTCTGCCTGATCCGGCCTGGAAAAAGCCAGCTACACCTTTCCCCCATGCTCCTAAGGAGGCCTGA